aagaattttgCTAGCAGCAGAAACAGAGATTAACTCCTTATTTCTAAGTTGATGTAAACGACATTCCATTCCTAGAACTGTCTCCCAAAACTGACAGTCAGCTGCACCACCAGCAAGAGTACCTAAAAGATATGGGTTTATCTctataacttttttaacGGTTTGTGAAGCAATAAGAGGACCGGCAGATGCTCTCGAATCTACACAAACAACGATACCATGTTGGTAACGAAAAGCTAAAGTAGTAGTACCATGATTCATTTTAATAAGACAATGCTTGTTTTTCGTTTCATCTGTTAAGTTTCGTAAATAAAGAGAAGATTGAGGCACTGGTACGACATCAAATCGATTTGTAaatccttcttcttctattattttttttgggtcATCATTGTTAGTACTTTGTGTATACTTAGATACGATAGAATTCATGATTAAAGAATAGTATTACGCTCTTAGCACGTTCGTCGCTCAGTCAGCTTACGGCAAACACTCAATATAGCGACTCTCTTAGAAATC
This portion of the Schizosaccharomyces pombe strain 972h- genome assembly, chromosome: I genome encodes:
- the pts1 gene encoding 20S proteasome complex subunit beta 5 — translated: MNSIVSKYTQSTNNDDPKKIIEEEGFTNRFDVVPVPQSSLYLRNLTDETKNKHCLIKMNHGTTTLAFRYQHGIVVCVDSRASAGPLIASQTVKKVIEINPYLLGTLAGGAADCQFWETVLGMECRLHQLRNKELISVSAASKILSNITYSYKGYGLSMGTMLAGTGKGGTALYYIDSDGTRLKGDLFSVGSGSTFAYGVLDSGYRWDLSKQEALYLAQRSIVAATHRDAYSGGSVNLYHIDENGWVFHGNFDVDSLIWEAKDNENSFAHIPR